The proteins below come from a single Dermatophilaceae bacterium Soc4.6 genomic window:
- a CDS encoding cold shock domain-containing protein: MTEGTVRWFDADRGFGFIALGQDADDLYVHASEIVSDGAMKLLREGQVVEFEIGEGDRGPQARRVRVTADRAADTPLGVLGTIAWYEPAKGYGFITPDGGGGEIFVHGSAIVGGGVVSEGQRVAFLVVDGEKGPQADHLLPLGAEAAHQAVPSDGADGADGTVSWYDGDKGFGFITPQAGGPDVFVHVRELADGLPELGEGDRVTYDVVVSAKGPQARDVRLARGSARRGAPAASTTRPRSGRQEASDAPVRGGEGVVARYDAERGFGFIAPDAGGADLFVHVSVISGAEALHQGDRVRYQVRQSDRGPQADRVEVV; this comes from the coding sequence GTGACCGAGGGAACCGTCCGCTGGTTCGATGCCGACCGGGGGTTCGGCTTCATCGCCCTCGGGCAGGACGCAGACGACCTGTACGTCCATGCGTCCGAGATCGTCAGCGACGGCGCGATGAAGCTGCTCCGGGAGGGGCAGGTGGTCGAGTTCGAGATCGGCGAGGGTGACCGCGGCCCGCAGGCCCGCCGGGTCCGGGTCACGGCCGACCGGGCCGCCGACACGCCGTTGGGCGTGCTCGGCACCATCGCCTGGTACGAGCCCGCCAAGGGGTACGGCTTCATCACGCCCGACGGCGGTGGTGGCGAGATCTTCGTTCACGGTTCGGCCATCGTGGGGGGCGGCGTCGTCTCGGAGGGGCAGCGTGTGGCGTTCCTCGTCGTCGACGGGGAGAAGGGGCCGCAGGCTGACCACCTGCTCCCCCTGGGAGCCGAGGCCGCGCATCAGGCCGTGCCATCCGACGGCGCAGACGGGGCGGACGGCACGGTGTCCTGGTACGACGGGGACAAGGGCTTCGGGTTCATCACCCCGCAGGCGGGCGGCCCCGATGTCTTCGTCCACGTCCGCGAGCTGGCCGACGGGCTGCCCGAGCTGGGCGAGGGGGACCGGGTGACGTACGACGTCGTCGTGAGCGCGAAGGGCCCGCAGGCTCGCGACGTGCGCCTCGCGCGCGGCTCGGCACGGCGGGGCGCACCTGCGGCGTCGACAACCCGCCCACGGTCGGGACGCCAGGAGGCATCCGACGCCCCGGTGCGCGGCGGCGAGGGCGTGGTCGCGCGCTACGACGCGGAGCGGGGGTTCGGCTTCATCGCCCCGGACGCGGGAGGCGCCGACCTGTTCGTGCACGTGTCGGTCATCAGCGGCGCCGAGGCGCTGCACCAGGGCGATCGGGTCCGCTACCAGGTGCGACAGAGCGATCGAGGACCACAGGCCGACCGCGTCGAAGTGGTGTGA